A region from the Bubalus kerabau isolate K-KA32 ecotype Philippines breed swamp buffalo chromosome 12, PCC_UOA_SB_1v2, whole genome shotgun sequence genome encodes:
- the ESD gene encoding S-formylglutathione hydrolase isoform X2, translated as MALKQVSSSKCFGGLQKVFEHDSVELKCKMKFAVYLPPKAETGKCPVLYWLSGLTCTEQNFISKSGYHQAASEHGLVVIAPDTSPRGCNIKGEEDSWDFGTGAGFYVNATEDLWKTNYRMYSYVTKELPQLVNDNFPVDPQRMSVFGHSMGGHGALICALKNPGKYKSVSAFAPLCNPVLCRWGKKAFTGYLGTDQSKWEAYDATCLVKSYPGPQLDILIDQGKEDEFLSDGQLLPDNFIAACTEKKIPVVFRLQEGYDHSYYFIATFIADHIRHHSKYLNA; from the exons ATGGCCCTGAAACAGGTTTCCAGCAGCAAGTGCTTTGGCGGACTGCAGAAAGTTTTTGAACATGACAG TGTtgaactgaagtgcaaaatgaaaTTTGCTGTCTATTTACCACCAAAGGCAGAAACTGGAAAATGCCCTGTGCTATATTGGCTGTCTG GTTTAACTTGCACAGAACAAAATTTTATATCAAAATCTGGTTATCATCAAGCTGCTTCGGAACACGGCCTTGTCGTCATTGCCCCAGATACCAGCCCTC GTGGCTGCAATAttaaaggagaagaggacagctgGGACTTTGGCACTGGTGCTGGGTTTTATGTCAATGCTACTGAAGATCTTTGGAAAACTAACTATAGAATGTACTCTTACGTAACGAAGGAG CTTCCCCAACTTGTAAATGACAATTTTCCAGTGGACCCCCAAAGGATGTCTGTTTTCGGCCACTCTATGGGAGGCCATGGAGCTCTGATTTGTGCTTTGAAGAATCCTGGAAAATACAAA TCTGTGTCAGCATTTGCTCCACTTTGCAACCCAGTGCTCTGTCGTTGGGGCAAAAAAGCCTTTACCGGATATTTGGGAACAGATCAAAGTAAATGGGAG GCTTATGATGCTACCTGTCTTGTGAAGTCCTATCCAGGTCCTCAGCTGGATATACTAATTGATCAAGGGAAAGAGGACGAGTTCCTTTCTGACGGACAGTTACTGCCTGATAACTTCATAGCTGCctgtacagaaaagaaaatcccTGTTGTTTTCAGATTACAAGAG GGTTATGATCACAGCTACTACTTTATTGCAACCTTTATTGCTGATCACATCAGACATCATTCAAAATATCTGAATGCATGA
- the ESD gene encoding S-formylglutathione hydrolase isoform X1, with protein MRSLFTSRGRMALKQVSSSKCFGGLQKVFEHDSVELKCKMKFAVYLPPKAETGKCPVLYWLSGLTCTEQNFISKSGYHQAASEHGLVVIAPDTSPRGCNIKGEEDSWDFGTGAGFYVNATEDLWKTNYRMYSYVTKELPQLVNDNFPVDPQRMSVFGHSMGGHGALICALKNPGKYKSVSAFAPLCNPVLCRWGKKAFTGYLGTDQSKWEAYDATCLVKSYPGPQLDILIDQGKEDEFLSDGQLLPDNFIAACTEKKIPVVFRLQEGYDHSYYFIATFIADHIRHHSKYLNA; from the exons ATGAGGTCCCTCTTCACTAGTAGGGGAAGAATGGCCCTGAAACAGGTTTCCAGCAGCAAGTGCTTTGGCGGACTGCAGAAAGTTTTTGAACATGACAG TGTtgaactgaagtgcaaaatgaaaTTTGCTGTCTATTTACCACCAAAGGCAGAAACTGGAAAATGCCCTGTGCTATATTGGCTGTCTG GTTTAACTTGCACAGAACAAAATTTTATATCAAAATCTGGTTATCATCAAGCTGCTTCGGAACACGGCCTTGTCGTCATTGCCCCAGATACCAGCCCTC GTGGCTGCAATAttaaaggagaagaggacagctgGGACTTTGGCACTGGTGCTGGGTTTTATGTCAATGCTACTGAAGATCTTTGGAAAACTAACTATAGAATGTACTCTTACGTAACGAAGGAG CTTCCCCAACTTGTAAATGACAATTTTCCAGTGGACCCCCAAAGGATGTCTGTTTTCGGCCACTCTATGGGAGGCCATGGAGCTCTGATTTGTGCTTTGAAGAATCCTGGAAAATACAAA TCTGTGTCAGCATTTGCTCCACTTTGCAACCCAGTGCTCTGTCGTTGGGGCAAAAAAGCCTTTACCGGATATTTGGGAACAGATCAAAGTAAATGGGAG GCTTATGATGCTACCTGTCTTGTGAAGTCCTATCCAGGTCCTCAGCTGGATATACTAATTGATCAAGGGAAAGAGGACGAGTTCCTTTCTGACGGACAGTTACTGCCTGATAACTTCATAGCTGCctgtacagaaaagaaaatcccTGTTGTTTTCAGATTACAAGAG GGTTATGATCACAGCTACTACTTTATTGCAACCTTTATTGCTGATCACATCAGACATCATTCAAAATATCTGAATGCATGA